From a region of the Streptomyces caniferus genome:
- a CDS encoding YggS family pyridoxal phosphate-dependent enzyme, with protein MTDDRKRQLAENLARVEERISAACAKAGRPRDEVTLIVVTKTYPASDVRLLAELGVRQVAENRDQEAAPKAAECADLPLTWHFVGQLQTNKVRSAAGYAGIVQSIDRARLVTALSREAVRAGRELGCLIQVALDAEAGERGERGGVAPDGVEALAEAVAGAQGLRLDGVMTVAPLAGPYAGRELAAFERLMEISSDLRAAHPGANMVSAGMSADLEEAVAAGATHVRVGTAVLGVRPRLR; from the coding sequence GTGACGGACGACCGCAAGAGGCAACTGGCCGAGAACCTGGCCCGGGTGGAGGAACGTATCTCCGCCGCCTGCGCCAAGGCCGGCCGGCCGCGTGACGAGGTGACCCTGATCGTGGTCACCAAGACCTACCCCGCGAGCGATGTCCGGTTGCTCGCGGAGCTGGGCGTGCGGCAGGTCGCGGAGAACCGCGACCAGGAGGCGGCTCCCAAGGCCGCGGAATGCGCCGATTTGCCGCTTACTTGGCACTTCGTTGGTCAACTACAGACGAACAAAGTGCGCTCTGCGGCCGGTTATGCCGGAATTGTTCAGTCGATCGACCGGGCCAGGCTCGTCACCGCGCTCTCCAGGGAGGCGGTGCGTGCCGGGCGTGAACTGGGTTGTCTGATCCAGGTGGCGCTCGACGCGGAGGCGGGGGAGCGGGGCGAGCGTGGCGGGGTGGCGCCGGACGGAGTCGAGGCGCTCGCCGAGGCGGTCGCCGGTGCTCAAGGTCTGCGGCTGGACGGCGTGATGACCGTCGCCCCGCTGGCCGGGCCGTACGCCGGCCGTGAACTCGCCGCTTTCGAACGGCTCATGGAAATCTCATCCGACCTGCGCGCTGCTCATCCTGGTGCCAACATGGTGTCAGCAGGCATGAGCGCGGACCTCGAAGAAGCCGTGGCGGCCGGGGCGACACATGTGCGCGTCGGCACTGCG
- the pgeF gene encoding peptidoglycan editing factor PgeF, with protein MIGQQHHESGAHFAFTDRWGGVSAAPYEQLNLGGAVGDDPHAVRANRARAAAQLGLDPAAVVWMNQVHGRDVAVVDGPWHGDEVPAVDAVVTDRRGLALAVLTADCTPVLLADPVAGIAGAAHAGRPGLVAGVVPAVVEAMVQQGAQPARIVAYTGPAICGRCYEVPEAMRSDVAAVVPEARATTSWGTPAVDVTAGVRAQLAAAGVPVREDSHICTRESADHFSYRRDRTTGRLASYVWLGDTPGPRLGEAEL; from the coding sequence GTGATAGGGCAACAGCACCACGAGAGCGGCGCGCACTTCGCCTTCACCGACAGGTGGGGCGGGGTGAGCGCCGCTCCGTATGAGCAGCTCAACCTGGGCGGCGCGGTCGGCGACGACCCGCACGCCGTACGCGCCAACCGCGCGCGGGCCGCCGCGCAACTCGGCCTCGACCCGGCCGCGGTGGTCTGGATGAACCAGGTGCACGGCCGGGACGTCGCGGTGGTCGACGGACCGTGGCACGGCGACGAGGTTCCCGCCGTCGACGCGGTGGTGACGGATCGCCGCGGTCTCGCGCTCGCCGTGCTGACCGCCGACTGCACCCCGGTCCTGCTGGCCGATCCGGTCGCCGGGATCGCGGGGGCCGCGCACGCCGGCCGTCCCGGTCTGGTCGCCGGGGTCGTCCCGGCGGTCGTCGAGGCCATGGTGCAGCAGGGGGCGCAGCCGGCCCGGATCGTCGCGTACACCGGACCGGCGATCTGCGGGCGGTGCTACGAGGTGCCCGAGGCGATGCGTTCCGATGTCGCCGCGGTGGTGCCCGAGGCCCGTGCGACGACCAGCTGGGGCACCCCCGCGGTGGACGTCACCGCAGGTGTGCGGGCCCAACTCGCCGCGGCGGGCGTGCCGGTGCGTGAGGATTCCCACATCTGCACCCGCGAATCCGCGGACCATTTTTCTTACCGGCGCGACCGTACGACGGGGCGGCTCGCGAGCTATGTATGGCTCGGGGACACCCCCGGCCCGCGGCTGGGGGAGGCCGAGCTGTGA
- the ftsZ gene encoding cell division protein FtsZ, with translation MAAPQNYLAVIKVVGIGGGGVNAINRMIEVGLKGVEFIAINTDAQALLMSDADVKLDVGREMTRGLGAGANPDVGRKAAEDHREEIEEVLKGADMVFVTAGEGGGTGTGGAPVVANIARSLGALTIGVVTRPFTFEGRRRANQAEDGIAQLREEVDTLIVIPNDRLLSISDRQVSVLDAFKSADQVLLSGVQGITDLITTPGLINLDFADVKSVMSEAGSALMGIGSARGDDRAVAAAEMAISSPLLEASIDGARGVLLSISGGSDLGLFEINEAAQLVSEAAHPEANIIFGAVIDDALGDEVRVTVIAAGFDGGQPPARRDAQSALSSQKREEPAAPAPSRPATPPEPRSSSFGGLGSVPVRDEEPAPAESSALGEVPSPPASAPQVPPARPYSDSAAEELDVPDFLK, from the coding sequence GTGGCAGCACCGCAGAACTACCTCGCAGTCATCAAGGTCGTCGGCATCGGCGGCGGTGGCGTGAACGCCATCAACCGGATGATCGAGGTCGGGCTCAAGGGCGTCGAGTTCATCGCGATCAACACCGATGCGCAGGCGCTGCTGATGAGCGACGCCGACGTCAAGCTCGACGTCGGCCGCGAAATGACGCGCGGACTCGGCGCCGGCGCCAACCCGGATGTGGGTCGGAAGGCGGCCGAGGACCACCGCGAGGAGATCGAGGAGGTCCTCAAGGGGGCCGACATGGTCTTCGTGACCGCGGGTGAGGGCGGCGGCACCGGCACCGGTGGCGCACCCGTCGTCGCCAACATCGCCCGCTCGCTGGGCGCCCTCACGATCGGCGTGGTCACCCGCCCGTTCACCTTCGAGGGCCGCCGTCGGGCCAACCAGGCCGAGGACGGCATCGCGCAGCTGCGCGAAGAGGTCGACACCCTCATCGTGATCCCCAACGACCGGCTGCTGTCCATCTCGGACCGCCAGGTGAGCGTGCTCGACGCGTTCAAGTCCGCGGACCAGGTGCTGCTGTCGGGTGTCCAGGGCATCACCGACCTGATCACCACACCGGGTCTGATCAACCTCGACTTCGCCGACGTCAAGTCCGTGATGTCGGAGGCCGGTTCCGCGCTCATGGGCATCGGCTCGGCGCGCGGCGACGACCGTGCGGTGGCCGCCGCGGAGATGGCGATCTCCTCGCCGCTCCTGGAGGCCTCCATCGACGGCGCCCGCGGGGTGCTGCTCTCCATCTCCGGCGGTTCCGACCTCGGTCTCTTCGAGATCAACGAGGCGGCACAGCTGGTCAGCGAGGCCGCGCACCCGGAAGCGAACATCATCTTCGGTGCGGTCATCGACGATGCGCTGGGCGACGAGGTCCGGGTGACGGTCATCGCCGCGGGCTTCGACGGCGGTCAGCCGCCGGCCCGCCGCGATGCGCAGTCGGCGCTGTCGTCCCAGAAGCGCGAGGAGCCGGCCGCCCCGGCGCCGAGCCGTCCGGCCACCCCGCCGGAGCCGCGTTCGTCGTCCTTCGGCGGACTGGGTTCGGTGCCCGTACGCGACGAGGAGCCGGCCCCGGCCGAGTCCTCCGCGCTGGGCGAGGTCCCCTCGCCCCCGGCGAGCGCCCCGCAGGTTCCCCCGGCCCGTCCGTACTCGGACTCCGCGGCCGAGGAACTGGACGTCCCCGACTTCCTGAAGTGA
- a CDS encoding cell division protein FtsQ/DivIB — protein MAGPTTARRGEKKSPSGPPSAAPPRAPGSRWVRIPLRAPGRRSLIIILVVAVLLGAFGVWALYASNWLRVERVRATGTRVLTSHEVIAAARAPMNAPLVSVDTDALAHRLRARLPRIKTVDVERSWPHTIGLKVTERKPELLIRAGGKFVEVDAEGVRFATVSTAPQGVPLLEMAVSDSPSLHRFGIDRLRRAAVEVNRDLPTAVRKDVRKVRVRSYDAVTLELTGGRTVAWGSREEGAEKAKVLTALLKAAHGGRHFDVSVPSAPAVSGS, from the coding sequence GTGGCCGGACCGACAACCGCCCGGCGCGGCGAGAAGAAGTCACCGTCCGGCCCGCCCTCCGCCGCGCCGCCCCGCGCGCCGGGGTCGCGGTGGGTGCGCATTCCTCTTCGCGCGCCGGGCCGCCGTAGTCTGATCATCATCTTGGTCGTCGCGGTGCTGCTCGGCGCGTTCGGCGTCTGGGCCCTCTACGCCTCGAACTGGCTCCGGGTGGAACGCGTCAGGGCCACCGGCACCCGGGTCCTGACGTCGCATGAGGTCATCGCGGCGGCGCGCGCCCCGATGAACGCGCCGCTGGTCTCCGTGGACACGGACGCGCTCGCGCACCGGCTGCGCGCACGGCTGCCGCGGATCAAGACCGTTGACGTCGAGCGGTCCTGGCCGCACACGATCGGTCTGAAAGTGACCGAAAGGAAGCCGGAACTGCTGATCCGGGCGGGCGGAAAGTTCGTCGAAGTGGACGCCGAGGGCGTCCGGTTCGCCACCGTCAGCACGGCTCCCCAGGGCGTTCCGCTTCTGGAAATGGCCGTATCCGACTCCCCGAGCCTGCATCGGTTCGGAATCGACCGGTTGCGGCGCGCTGCGGTCGAGGTCAACCGGGATCTGCCCACGGCCGTGCGCAAGGACGTGCGCAAGGTCCGTGTACGGTCCTACGACGCCGTCACCCTCGAACTGACCGGCGGCCGCACGGTCGCGTGGGGCAGCCGCGAAGAGGGCGCCGAAAAGGCAAAGGTGCTGACCGCACTGCTGAAAGCGGCACACGGCGGGCGTCACTTCGACGTCTCGGTCCCCAGTGCCCCTGCCGTGTCCGGGAGTTGA
- the murG gene encoding undecaprenyldiphospho-muramoylpentapeptide beta-N-acetylglucosaminyltransferase, protein MHVVLAGGGTAGHIEPALALADALRRQDPTVGITALGTEKGLETRLVPERGYELGLIPAVPLPRKPTPELITVPGRLRGTIKAAEQILERTKADCVVGFGGYVALPGYLAAKRLGVPIIVHEANARPGLANKIGSRYAKFVAVSTPDSKLRGARYVGIPLRRTIATLDRAAVRPEARAAFGLDPNLPTLLVSGGSQGARRLNEVIQAAVPALQRAGIQVLHAVGPKNELPHVDNMPGMPPYVPVPYVDRMDLAYAAADMMLCRAGAMTVAELSAVGLPAAFVPLPIGNGEQRLNAQPLVNAGGGLLVDDAQLTPDWVQNSVLPVLADPHRLYEMSRSASEFGRRDADELLVGMVYEAIAQHNK, encoded by the coding sequence GTGCATGTCGTACTCGCCGGTGGGGGGACCGCCGGCCACATCGAGCCCGCGCTCGCCCTCGCGGACGCACTGCGGAGGCAGGACCCCACCGTGGGGATCACGGCACTCGGTACGGAGAAGGGCCTGGAGACCCGGCTCGTCCCGGAACGCGGCTATGAGCTGGGCCTCATCCCGGCCGTGCCGCTGCCGCGCAAGCCCACGCCCGAACTGATCACCGTCCCCGGGCGGCTGCGCGGCACGATCAAGGCCGCCGAGCAGATCCTGGAGCGCACGAAGGCGGACTGCGTCGTCGGCTTCGGCGGCTATGTGGCGCTGCCCGGCTATCTGGCCGCCAAGCGCCTCGGGGTGCCGATCATCGTCCACGAGGCCAATGCCCGCCCCGGCCTGGCCAACAAGATCGGCTCGCGGTACGCCAAGTTCGTCGCCGTCAGCACGCCCGACAGCAAGCTGCGCGGTGCCCGCTACGTCGGCATCCCGCTGCGCCGCACCATCGCCACCCTGGACCGTGCCGCGGTCCGCCCGGAGGCGCGGGCCGCCTTCGGGCTCGACCCCAACCTCCCGACCCTGCTGGTGTCCGGTGGTTCGCAGGGTGCCCGCCGGCTGAACGAGGTCATCCAGGCCGCCGTGCCGGCCCTCCAGCGCGCCGGTATCCAGGTGCTGCACGCGGTCGGTCCGAAGAACGAACTGCCGCACGTGGACAACATGCCCGGGATGCCCCCCTATGTCCCGGTACCGTACGTGGACCGGATGGATCTCGCGTACGCCGCGGCCGACATGATGCTCTGCCGCGCGGGCGCGATGACCGTCGCCGAGTTGTCCGCCGTCGGGCTGCCGGCCGCGTTCGTCCCGCTGCCCATCGGCAACGGCGAACAGCGGCTCAATGCCCAGCCGCTGGTCAACGCCGGCGGGGGGCTGCTGGTCGACGACGCCCAGCTGACCCCGGACTGGGTGCAGAACAGTGTGCTCCCGGTCCTGGCCGATCCGCACCGGCTGTACGAGATGTCCCGCTCGGCCTCCGAGTTCGGCCGCCGGGACGCCGACGAGCTGCTGGTCGGCATGGTGTACGAGGCGATCGCGCAGCACAACAAGTAG
- the ftsW gene encoding putative lipid II flippase FtsW, with the protein MTARSAKPAPSRPRRPSTARTPRTGRAPGGPRGLRTRLQRAWDRPLTAYYLILGGSLLITVLGLVMVYSASQIKALQSGLAPTYFFRKQLLAAVLGGGLLLAASRMTVRLHRTLAYPLLAVSVFLMCLVQIPGIGVAVNGNQNWINLGGPFQMQPSEFGKLALVLWGADLLARKQDKRLLVQWKHLLVPLIPVAFLLLGLIMLGGDMGTAIILTAILFGLLWLAGAPTRLFVGVLGSATLIGALLIKTSANRMSRLACIGATDPGPGDQCWQAVHGIYALASGGFFGSGLGASMEKWGELPEPHTDFIFAITGEELGLAGTLSVLALFAALGYAGIRVAGRTEDPFVRYAAGGVTTWITAQAVINIGAVLGLLPIAGVPLPLFSYGGSALLPTMFAIGLLIAFARDEPAARAALSARSARKPVSGRKPAGVRWKTMRRRVKKRPSGER; encoded by the coding sequence ATGACGGCCCGATCGGCGAAGCCGGCCCCGTCGCGTCCGCGTCGGCCGTCCACGGCGCGGACGCCGCGTACAGGCCGCGCACCGGGCGGTCCCCGGGGGCTCCGCACCCGTCTCCAACGGGCCTGGGACCGCCCGCTGACCGCGTACTACCTGATCCTCGGCGGCAGCCTGCTGATCACCGTCCTGGGGCTGGTGATGGTCTACTCGGCGTCCCAGATCAAGGCGCTGCAGTCCGGTCTGGCCCCGACGTACTTCTTCCGCAAGCAGCTGCTCGCCGCCGTCCTCGGCGGCGGGCTGCTGCTGGCCGCCTCCCGGATGACGGTCCGGCTGCACCGCACGCTGGCCTATCCGCTGCTCGCCGTCTCGGTGTTCCTGATGTGCCTGGTGCAGATCCCGGGCATAGGGGTCGCGGTCAACGGCAACCAGAACTGGATCAACCTCGGCGGCCCTTTCCAGATGCAACCGAGCGAGTTCGGCAAGCTCGCGCTGGTGCTGTGGGGCGCCGATCTGCTGGCCCGCAAACAGGACAAAAGGCTGCTGGTGCAGTGGAAGCACCTGCTGGTGCCGCTGATCCCGGTGGCCTTCCTGCTGCTCGGGCTGATCATGCTCGGCGGCGACATGGGTACCGCGATCATTCTCACGGCGATCCTCTTCGGGCTGCTGTGGCTGGCCGGTGCGCCGACCCGGCTGTTCGTGGGGGTGCTGGGCAGCGCCACCCTGATCGGAGCGCTGCTGATCAAGACCAGCGCCAACCGGATGTCCCGGCTGGCCTGCATCGGAGCGACCGATCCGGGCCCCGGCGACCAGTGCTGGCAGGCCGTGCACGGCATCTACGCCCTGGCCTCCGGCGGATTCTTCGGTTCCGGCCTCGGTGCGAGTATGGAAAAATGGGGAGAACTCCCCGAACCGCACACCGACTTCATCTTCGCGATCACGGGGGAGGAACTGGGTCTGGCGGGGACGCTGTCGGTGCTCGCCCTCTTCGCGGCTCTAGGCTATGCGGGTATCCGCGTGGCCGGACGCACGGAGGACCCCTTCGTACGGTACGCCGCGGGAGGCGTGACCACCTGGATCACGGCCCAGGCCGTGATCAACATCGGTGCGGTGCTCGGCCTGTTGCCGATCGCCGGTGTCCCGCTCCCGCTGTTCTCCTACGGAGGCTCCGCCCTGCTTCCGACGATGTTCGCCATCGGGCTGCTGATCGCCTTCGCGCGTGACGAGCCCGCTGCACGGGCGGCGTTGTCGGCCCGGTCGGCGCGGAAGCCGGTTTCCGGAAGGAAACCGGCTGGGGTGAGATGGAAGACGATGAGACGGCGCGTCAAGAAGCGGCCGTCCGGAGAGCGGTGA
- the murD gene encoding UDP-N-acetylmuramoyl-L-alanine--D-glutamate ligase: MSTPSPADFAGQHITVAGLGVSGISAARALAGLGAHVTVVDGGDGEKQQAAARELEHWAAAQSASGKGGGGRRVGGITVRLGDGASLPEGTDLVVTSPGWKPDSPLFAAAEAAGVDVVGDVEIAWRLRGPDAAAWLGVTGTNGKTTTVRMLASILAAEGLHTTAVGNIGTPIIDVILGQGKDGERPYDVLAVELSSYQLHWAPSLRAHSAVVLNLAPDHLDWHGSMQAYAADKGRIYEGNTVACVYNVADKATEDLVREADAEEGCRAIGFTLGTPGPSQLGVVEGILVDRAFVENRQQQAQELAEISDIAPGSGTPAPHNIANALAAAALARAFGVRPAAVRDGLRAFHPDAHRIQHIAELDGVTYIDDSKATNTHAAEASLAAYEHIVWIAGGLAKGATFDELVQKSAARLRGVVLIGADRALIREALARHAPDVPVVDLDRTDTGAMPEAVREAARLAEPGDTVLLAPACASMDMFVNYNKRGEAFADAVGELTARDH, encoded by the coding sequence GTGAGCACCCCGAGCCCGGCGGACTTCGCCGGTCAGCACATCACCGTCGCCGGCCTGGGCGTGAGCGGCATCAGTGCCGCCCGCGCGCTGGCCGGCCTCGGCGCCCACGTCACCGTCGTGGACGGCGGTGACGGCGAGAAGCAGCAGGCCGCCGCGCGTGAGCTGGAGCATTGGGCAGCGGCGCAAAGCGCCTCCGGCAAGGGCGGTGGTGGGCGACGGGTGGGCGGGATCACCGTCCGCCTCGGCGACGGCGCGTCCCTCCCCGAGGGAACCGACCTCGTCGTCACCTCGCCCGGCTGGAAGCCGGACAGCCCGCTGTTCGCGGCGGCCGAGGCGGCCGGGGTGGACGTGGTCGGCGATGTCGAGATCGCCTGGCGGCTGCGGGGCCCGGACGCCGCGGCCTGGCTCGGGGTCACCGGCACCAACGGCAAGACCACCACGGTCCGGATGCTGGCCTCGATCCTGGCCGCCGAAGGGCTGCACACCACGGCCGTCGGCAACATCGGCACCCCGATCATCGATGTGATCCTCGGCCAGGGCAAGGACGGCGAGCGCCCCTACGACGTGCTCGCCGTCGAGCTCTCCAGCTACCAGCTGCACTGGGCGCCGTCGCTGCGCGCCCACTCCGCCGTGGTCCTCAACCTCGCGCCCGACCACCTCGACTGGCACGGCTCCATGCAGGCGTACGCCGCCGACAAGGGCCGGATCTACGAGGGCAACACCGTCGCCTGCGTCTACAACGTGGCCGACAAGGCGACCGAGGACCTGGTGCGCGAGGCCGATGCCGAGGAGGGCTGCCGTGCCATCGGCTTCACCCTCGGCACCCCCGGCCCCTCCCAACTGGGCGTCGTCGAGGGCATCCTCGTCGACCGCGCCTTCGTGGAGAACCGGCAGCAGCAGGCCCAGGAGCTCGCCGAGATCTCCGACATCGCGCCCGGTTCCGGGACCCCCGCCCCGCACAACATCGCCAACGCCCTCGCGGCGGCGGCGCTGGCCCGTGCCTTCGGCGTCCGGCCCGCCGCCGTACGCGACGGGCTGCGTGCCTTCCATCCGGACGCCCACCGCATCCAGCACATCGCGGAGCTCGACGGCGTCACCTACATCGACGACTCCAAGGCCACCAACACCCACGCCGCCGAGGCGTCGTTGGCGGCGTACGAGCACATCGTGTGGATCGCCGGGGGCCTCGCCAAGGGCGCGACCTTCGACGAGCTGGTGCAGAAGTCGGCGGCCCGGCTGCGCGGTGTGGTGCTGATCGGTGCCGATCGGGCGCTGATTCGCGAAGCCCTGGCGCGACACGCCCCCGATGTCCCGGTGGTCGACCTCGACCGGACCGACACTGGGGCGATGCCCGAGGCGGTCAGGGAAGCGGCTCGCCTGGCCGAGCCCGGTGACACCGTCCTGCTGGCTCCGGCCTGTGCCTCGATGGACATGTTCGTCAATTACAACAAGCGGGGCGAGGCCTTCGCCGACGCGGTCGGTGAGCTGACCGCACGGGACCACTAG
- the mraY gene encoding phospho-N-acetylmuramoyl-pentapeptide-transferase has product MKQILFSGMIGLFLTLIGTPVLIKLLAKKGYGQFIRDDGPRDHHSKRGTPTMGGIAFILATIIAYVLTKVITSSDPTFSGVLVLFLMAGMGLVGFLDDYIKIVKQRSLGLRAKAKMAGQLIVGIAFAVLSLQFADLRGQTPASDRLSFTQDFGWQIGPVIFVIWALFMILAMSNGVNLTDGLDGLATGASVMVFGAYTFIGIWQHQESCANQITAGPGCYEVRDPLDLAVVASALMGACFGFLWWNTSPAKIFMGDTGSLALGGALAGLAICSRTELLLAILGGLFVLITMSVVIQVGSFRLTGKRVFRMAPLQHHFELKGWSEVLVVVRFWIIQGMCVIVGLGIFYGGWQAAK; this is encoded by the coding sequence ATGAAGCAGATCCTCTTCTCCGGAATGATCGGGCTCTTCCTGACCCTGATCGGTACCCCGGTGCTGATCAAGCTGCTGGCCAAAAAGGGATACGGGCAGTTCATCCGTGACGACGGCCCGCGCGATCACCACAGCAAACGCGGTACGCCCACCATGGGTGGTATCGCCTTCATCCTGGCCACGATCATCGCCTACGTGCTGACCAAGGTCATCACGAGCAGTGACCCCACCTTCTCCGGTGTGCTGGTGCTGTTCCTGATGGCGGGCATGGGCCTGGTCGGCTTCCTCGACGACTACATCAAGATCGTCAAGCAGCGTTCGCTGGGCCTGCGGGCCAAGGCCAAGATGGCCGGTCAGCTGATCGTCGGCATCGCCTTCGCCGTGCTCTCGCTGCAGTTCGCCGATCTGCGCGGGCAGACCCCGGCGTCCGACCGGCTCTCCTTCACCCAGGACTTCGGCTGGCAGATCGGCCCGGTGATCTTCGTGATCTGGGCGCTGTTCATGATCCTGGCGATGTCCAACGGCGTGAACCTCACCGACGGCCTCGACGGCCTCGCCACCGGCGCCTCGGTGATGGTCTTCGGCGCGTACACGTTCATCGGCATCTGGCAGCACCAGGAGTCGTGCGCCAACCAGATCACCGCGGGGCCGGGCTGTTACGAGGTACGCGATCCACTCGACCTCGCGGTCGTGGCCTCGGCCCTGATGGGCGCCTGCTTCGGCTTCCTGTGGTGGAACACCTCGCCCGCCAAGATCTTCATGGGCGACACCGGTTCGCTGGCCCTGGGCGGCGCGCTGGCCGGTCTGGCCATCTGCTCCCGTACGGAGCTGCTGCTGGCCATCCTCGGCGGTCTCTTCGTCCTGATCACCATGTCCGTGGTCATCCAGGTCGGCTCGTTCCGGCTCACCGGTAAGCGGGTCTTCCGGATGGCGCCGCTCCAGCACCACTTCGAACTCAAGGGGTGGTCGGAAGTCCTGGTGGTGGTCAGATTCTGGATCATCCAGGGCATGTGCGTGATCGTCGGACTCGGCATCTTCTACGGCGGCTGGCAGGCCGCGAAGTGA
- a CDS encoding UDP-N-acetylmuramoyl-tripeptide--D-alanyl-D-alanine ligase, whose product MISLSLAEIASIVGGRQHDIPDDGRRVTGPVVADSRAVCPGALFVAFAGERADGHDFAPGAVEAGAVAVLAARPVGVPAIVVDDVVAALGALARAVVGRLGTTVVGLTGSAGKTSTKDLIAQLLQRSGPTVWPEGNLNNEIGLPLTALRADETTRHLVLEMGARGVGHIRYLAGLTPPRIGVVLNVGSAHIGEFGGREQIALAKGELVEELPAAEDGGIAVLNADDPYVRAMGPRTRARTVLFGESEDAAVRAENVRITEAGQPAFTLHTPSGCSDVTMRLYGEHHVSNALAAAAVAHELGMPVDEIATALSEAGTLSRWRMEVTERADGVTVVNDAYNANPESMRAALRALVAMGAAAKAKGGRTWAVLGEMAELGGESLAEHDAVGRLVVRLNVSKLVAVGGREAAWLDMGAKNEGSWGEESVHVSDARAAVDLLRSELRPGDVVLVKASRSVGLERVAAALLNDEGIAGAAGAEGGVASR is encoded by the coding sequence GTGATCTCCCTGTCGCTCGCCGAGATCGCGAGCATCGTCGGCGGCCGGCAGCACGACATACCGGACGACGGCCGCCGGGTGACCGGACCGGTCGTGGCGGACTCCCGCGCGGTATGTCCCGGCGCCCTGTTCGTGGCCTTCGCCGGTGAACGGGCCGACGGCCACGACTTCGCGCCGGGCGCCGTCGAGGCAGGCGCGGTGGCCGTTCTGGCCGCCCGCCCCGTCGGCGTCCCCGCGATCGTCGTCGACGACGTGGTCGCGGCCCTCGGCGCGCTCGCCCGCGCCGTCGTCGGGCGGCTGGGCACCACCGTCGTCGGCCTTACCGGCTCGGCCGGCAAGACCAGCACCAAGGACCTGATCGCCCAGCTGCTGCAGCGCTCCGGTCCGACGGTCTGGCCGGAGGGCAACCTCAACAACGAGATCGGGCTGCCGCTGACCGCGCTGCGCGCCGATGAGACGACCCGTCACCTCGTCCTGGAGATGGGCGCCCGCGGCGTCGGCCACATCCGCTACCTCGCCGGGCTGACCCCGCCGAGGATCGGTGTGGTGCTGAACGTCGGCAGCGCGCACATCGGCGAGTTCGGCGGCCGTGAGCAGATCGCCCTGGCGAAGGGCGAACTCGTCGAGGAGCTGCCGGCGGCCGAGGACGGCGGGATCGCGGTGCTCAACGCCGACGACCCGTACGTGCGCGCCATGGGCCCCCGCACCCGCGCCCGCACGGTCCTGTTCGGCGAGTCCGAGGACGCCGCCGTACGCGCCGAGAATGTCCGGATCACGGAGGCCGGTCAGCCTGCCTTCACGCTTCACACACCCTCCGGGTGCAGCGATGTGACCATGCGGCTGTACGGTGAGCACCACGTGTCGAACGCGCTCGCCGCGGCCGCCGTCGCCCATGAGTTGGGCATGCCCGTAGACGAGATCGCCACTGCGCTCTCCGAAGCCGGCACGCTCTCCCGCTGGCGTATGGAGGTCACCGAGCGCGCGGACGGCGTGACGGTCGTCAACGACGCCTACAACGCGAACCCCGAGTCCATGCGAGCGGCGCTGCGAGCGCTGGTCGCCATGGGCGCAGCCGCCAAGGCGAAGGGCGGTCGTACGTGGGCGGTGCTCGGTGAGATGGCCGAGCTCGGCGGGGAGTCGCTCGCCGAACACGACGCGGTCGGGCGCCTGGTCGTCCGGCTCAACGTCAGCAAGCTCGTGGCAGTCGGCGGCAGGGAAGCGGCCTGGCTCGACATGGGCGCCAAGAACGAGGGTTCGTGGGGTGAGGAGTCGGTGCACGTGTCCGACGCGCGGGCGGCGGTCGACCTGTTGCGCAGCGAGCTGCGACCGGGAGACGTCGTGCTGGTGAAGGCGTCCAGGTCGGTGGGGCTGGAGCGGGTTGCCGCGGCTTTGCTGAACGACGAGGGCATTGCGGGCGCAGCGGGCGCTGAGGGCGGAGTCGCGTCCCGATGA